One Macadamia integrifolia cultivar HAES 741 unplaced genomic scaffold, SCU_Mint_v3 scaffold_198A, whole genome shotgun sequence DNA window includes the following coding sequences:
- the LOC122071243 gene encoding F-box protein SKIP17-like, producing the protein MDTLIQSPSLPKRPCCGGDPLPIEFSRFSTPEQMDHLLEAFLGLSDSSSLFLDISLERLLESRASDSEQNLMIEKALKLGSVLIEAGKQSARKRASQNNSIVWALPPDLTLKVFSILDTRSLCYAAATCSMFKNCAMEPLCYTNIDLTSVIPKVNNAVVSAMIQRAGKNLQSLKLGILPSPTPSPGYSQPMVFSTKNSVNASGYSWNNKKSRQCKESCVLTRSCLTSLGADGGAAGALLRRLHLYNIDRMDNTALCAALSTCPSLLDLEIIGLHVELRQTLESVSKNCHFIERLFFESSKTGRDDSLKSPTCVDLVNGCPHLTSLALRGFKLHDYKVRILVKGFRQLKSVDFSTSYSITGTFLRNLGSGSNGGQLEVIILRDCMHLKEMEVARFLAAVLAGDFKFLSHLDISNREGLAGEADWYLRTQSPSIIPIKRVLEERPEICFLAEFPDEPSYIEITDGDIDSDFSLSLQLSLPFTSSSEGSYSSDHGSGNEDGRDVGYVVYEESSDEVDILSI; encoded by the exons ATGGATACGCTCATCCAGTCTCCGTCCCTACCAAAACGACCCTGCTGTGGCGGAGATCCTCTTCCCATCGAGTTTTCGAGGTTTTCGACACCGGAACAGATGGATCATCTCTTAGAAGCCTTTCTAGGGCTCTCAGATTCCTCCTCCTTGTTTCTCGACATCTCTCTCGAGCGGCTTCTAGAATCTAGGGCTTCTGATTCCGAACAAAACCTTATGATCGAGAAGGCTCTTAAGCTAGGTTCTGTTCTCATCGAGGCCGGTAAACAATCCGCTAGAAAGCGTGCTTCCCAGAATAATTCGATAGTTTGGGCCCTGCCACCTGATCTCACTCTCAAA GTATTTTCCATACTTGATACAAGAAGCCTGTGTTATGCTGCGGCAACTTGTTCAATGTTCAAAAATTGTGCCATGGAGCCATTATGCTATACAAATATTGACTTAACATCAGTAATCCCAAAGGTCAATAACGCAGTTGTGTCTGCAATGATACAGAGAGCAGGAAAAAACCTCCA GTCTCTCAAGCTTGGTATATTGCCAAGCCCAACTCCATCTCCAGGATATTCTCAACCTATGGTTTTTAGCACCAAGAATTCTGTAAATGCATCAGGTTATTCTTGGAACAATAAGAAGTCGAGGCAATGTAAAGAGTCATGTGTTCTTACAAGATCCTGTCTGACATCTTTAGGTGCAGATGGTGGTGCTGCTGG GGCTTTGTTGAGGAGATTGCACCTCTACAATATTGACAGAATGGACAATACAGCACTTTGTGCAGCATTATCAACATGTCCGTCACTCCTGGATCTAGAAATTATCGGACT TCACGTTGAGCTGAGGCAAACGTTGGAGTCTGTGAGCAAAAACTGTCACTTCATAGAGCGGTTATTCTTTGAGTCTTCTAAAACAG GTAGAGATGACAGTTTGAAATCTCCAACATGTGTGGATCTTGTAAATGGTTGTCCCCATCTAACTTCATTGGCTCTTAGAGGATTCAAGCTGCATGATTATAAAGTCCGTATACTTGTTAAG GGATTTCGCCAGCTGAAATCAGTTGATTTTTCAACATCCTATTCAATCACAGGCACCTTTTTAAG GAATCTTGGTAGTGGATCAAATGGAGGTCAACTGGAGGTTATAATCTTACGTGATTGCATGCATCTCAAAGaa ATGGAAGTTGCTCGGTTTCTTGCAGCAGTTCTTGCAGGGGACTTCAAATTTCTTAGCCACCTT GACATATCCAACAGGGAAGGTCTAGCTGGAGAGGCAGATTGGTATCTAAGAACCCAAAGCCCAAG TATTATTCCTATAAAGCGTGTCTTGGAGGAAAGGCCTGAGATCTGCTTCCTAGCTGAATTTCCTGATGAGCCAAG CTATATTGAGATAACTGACGGTGATATAGACAGTGACTTCAGTTTGTCATTGCAATTAAGTTTACCATTTACAAGTTCATCAGAAGGCAGCTATAGTAGCGATCATGGCAGTGGCAATGAGGATGGTCGGGATGTGGGTTATGTAGTTTATGAGGAAAGCTCGGACGAGGTGGACATTTTGTCTATCTAG